Proteins from one Streptomyces sp. NBC_00390 genomic window:
- a CDS encoding DUF5988 family protein — MTNAAKAVLEGGPDELPERIVPVTTPGEDLKIPFRGGYEHFRATARQQETGEGALPVYEWWERTELPG, encoded by the coding sequence ATGACCAACGCAGCGAAGGCAGTCCTGGAGGGCGGCCCCGACGAGCTTCCTGAGCGGATCGTTCCCGTCACGACGCCCGGGGAGGACCTCAAGATCCCGTTCCGTGGCGGGTACGAGCACTTCAGGGCCACGGCGCGTCAACAGGAAACCGGCGAGGGCGCATTGCCCGTCTACGAATGGTGGGAGCGCACGGAACTCCCCGGGTAG
- a CDS encoding cold-shock protein, with protein sequence MATGTVKWFNAEKGFGFIAQDGGGADVFAHYSNIATQGFRELQEGQKVNFDVTQGPKGPQAENIVPA encoded by the coding sequence ATGGCTACTGGCACTGTGAAGTGGTTCAACGCCGAAAAGGGCTTCGGCTTCATCGCGCAGGACGGCGGCGGCGCCGACGTCTTCGCCCACTACTCGAACATCGCCACCCAGGGCTTCCGTGAGCTGCAGGAAGGCCAGAAGGTGAACTTCGACGTCACGCAGGGCCCGAAGGGCCCGCAGGCCGAGAACATCGTCCCGGCCTGA
- a CDS encoding sulfatase, whose protein sequence is MSLWTRSRQLLHTDNATTEDGPAPAGSGSPEGTAEAGADGAEPGEAVAESGRSKHPVVARVITALAAVLVLFALLVPNELGRITPGTFARIPVEGIFGAAVLLVLPPKARRTGALLAGAILGLLTILKFLDMGFYSVLDRPFDLVLDWILLDDAQSFLTDTVGRAGAVGAVIGVVVVVLALLVLMALAVVRLSHVVARHSAVATRSLLVAGTVWTLCTALGLQIAGVPVASRTTAGFVENRAEQVRAGLKDRETFAKESAVDAYRDTPPDQLLTGLRGKNVIFAFIESYGRSAIQDPEMAPQVGAVLADGTNRLRAAGFSTRSAFLTSPTTGAGSWLAHSTFMSGLWIKNQQRYRTLTSSDRFTLTRAFQRAGAWRTVGIMPGVTRSWPEGKFYGLDHVYDSRQLGYKGPKFSWTPVPDQYSLSAFERLEHGKAGHKPMMTEIILASSHNPWAPIPEMIGWDEVGDGSVYHAIKKAGKDPKDVWKDPDQVRTEYRRAIEYSLNSLISYVEKYGDDDTVLVFLGDHQPVRTVTEGNLGRDVPIAIVARDPAVMDRISGWDWQEGLKPGLEAPVWRMDTFRDRFLNAYGPQPGKVPSP, encoded by the coding sequence GTGTCGCTTTGGACGCGCTCTCGTCAACTGCTCCATACGGACAACGCAACAACGGAGGACGGCCCCGCACCGGCCGGGTCCGGATCCCCTGAGGGCACCGCCGAAGCCGGCGCCGACGGGGCCGAACCGGGTGAGGCCGTCGCCGAGAGCGGGCGGAGCAAGCACCCGGTCGTGGCGCGAGTGATCACTGCACTCGCCGCCGTACTCGTGCTCTTCGCCCTCCTCGTGCCGAACGAACTCGGCCGCATCACACCCGGCACGTTCGCGCGCATCCCGGTGGAGGGGATCTTCGGCGCCGCGGTACTGCTCGTCCTGCCGCCGAAGGCGAGGCGGACGGGAGCGCTGCTGGCCGGGGCGATCCTGGGCCTGCTCACCATCCTGAAGTTCCTCGACATGGGCTTCTACTCGGTTCTCGACCGGCCGTTCGACCTGGTCCTCGACTGGATCCTGCTCGACGACGCGCAGTCCTTCCTCACGGACACCGTCGGCCGGGCAGGCGCGGTCGGTGCCGTGATCGGGGTCGTGGTCGTCGTCCTCGCCCTGCTCGTTCTCATGGCCCTGGCCGTCGTCCGGCTGAGCCATGTCGTGGCCCGGCACAGCGCCGTGGCGACCCGCAGCCTTCTGGTCGCCGGGACCGTCTGGACCCTCTGCACGGCGCTCGGCCTGCAGATAGCCGGCGTCCCGGTCGCATCCAGGACCACGGCCGGGTTCGTCGAAAACCGTGCGGAGCAGGTGCGGGCCGGCCTGAAGGACAGGGAGACGTTCGCCAAGGAGTCCGCCGTGGACGCCTACCGCGACACCCCGCCCGACCAACTGCTGACCGGACTGCGCGGCAAGAACGTCATCTTCGCCTTCATCGAGAGCTACGGCCGCAGCGCGATCCAGGACCCGGAGATGGCTCCCCAGGTCGGTGCGGTACTCGCGGACGGGACGAACAGGCTGCGTGCGGCCGGTTTCTCCACCCGCAGCGCCTTTCTCACCTCGCCGACGACGGGCGCGGGCAGCTGGCTGGCCCACTCCACGTTCATGTCAGGCCTGTGGATCAAGAACCAGCAGCGCTACCGCACCCTGACCTCGAGCGACCGCTTCACCCTCACCCGCGCCTTCCAGCGCGCGGGCGCCTGGCGGACGGTCGGCATCATGCCGGGCGTCACCCGGTCCTGGCCCGAGGGGAAGTTCTACGGTCTCGACCACGTCTACGACTCCCGGCAACTCGGTTACAAGGGGCCGAAGTTCAGCTGGACACCGGTACCCGACCAGTACAGCCTGTCGGCCTTCGAACGCCTGGAACACGGCAAGGCGGGCCACAAGCCGATGATGACGGAGATCATTCTCGCGTCCAGCCACAATCCCTGGGCGCCCATACCCGAGATGATCGGCTGGGACGAGGTCGGTGACGGCTCGGTCTACCACGCCATCAAGAAGGCGGGCAAAGACCCCAAGGACGTGTGGAAGGATCCCGACCAGGTGCGCACCGAGTACCGGCGTGCCATCGAGTACTCGCTGAACAGCCTCATCTCCTACGTGGAGAAGTACGGCGACGACGACACCGTGCTCGTCTTCCTCGGCGATCACCAGCCCGTCCGGACGGTCACCGAAGGCAACCTCGGCCGGGACGTACCGATCGCGATCGTCGCGCGCGACCCTGCCGTGATGGACCGGATCTCCGGCTGGGACTGGCAGGAGGGTCTGAAGCCCGGGCTTGAGGCTCCGGTCTGGCGGATGGACACCTTCCGCGACCGCTTCCTGAACGCCTACGGCCCGCAGCCCGGCAAGGTCCCGTCTCCGTAG
- a CDS encoding CDP-alcohol phosphatidyltransferase family protein: protein MALSHTYDTRVLCPAAAAGAAVQSVLLGLLGAVIGLGPAGWLTGLAFTVGTWALLTRALRRSWHRPFGPANGVTLARTMLVGGVTALVADSFASPPPVAVLVVLTAVALALDAVDGQVARRTGTESPLGARFDMEVDAFLILVLSVYVAMSLGAWVLLIGVMRYVFVAAARALPWLNGPLPPSMARKTVAAMQGIVLLVAAAGVLPLLAAHTAVLVALALLVWSFGRDIRWLWRVRVRECAPVVPDAVHERV from the coding sequence TTGGCTCTGAGCCACACATATGACACAAGGGTGCTGTGCCCGGCGGCGGCCGCCGGTGCGGCCGTGCAGTCGGTCCTGCTGGGCCTTCTCGGCGCGGTGATCGGACTGGGGCCCGCGGGATGGCTGACGGGTCTGGCCTTCACGGTCGGCACCTGGGCCCTGCTCACGCGAGCCCTGCGCCGGTCGTGGCACAGGCCGTTCGGACCGGCCAACGGTGTCACCCTGGCCCGGACGATGCTCGTCGGAGGGGTGACCGCGCTGGTCGCGGACTCCTTCGCGAGCCCCCCGCCGGTCGCGGTGCTGGTCGTCCTCACCGCGGTGGCGCTGGCGCTGGACGCGGTCGACGGCCAGGTCGCGCGGCGCACAGGGACGGAGTCCCCTTTGGGGGCGCGCTTCGACATGGAGGTCGACGCCTTCCTCATCCTGGTGCTCAGCGTCTACGTCGCCATGTCGCTGGGCGCATGGGTGCTGTTGATCGGCGTCATGCGCTACGTCTTCGTCGCGGCCGCCCGGGCACTTCCGTGGCTGAACGGGCCGCTGCCGCCGAGCATGGCCCGTAAGACGGTGGCCGCGATGCAGGGGATCGTCCTGCTCGTCGCCGCCGCAGGCGTCCTGCCGCTCCTGGCCGCCCACACGGCGGTCCTGGTGGCACTGGCGCTGCTCGTCTGGTCCTTCGGGCGGGACATCAGGTGGCTGTGGCGCGTCAGGGTCCGTGAGTGCGCTCCGGTGGTCCCGGACGCGGTGCACGAGAGGGTCTGA
- a CDS encoding zinc-dependent alcohol dehydrogenase translates to MERAARAFWLRSPGQGEIRDVSLPEPGGDDVVVRTLCSGVSRGTESLVFRGGVPRSQHTAMRAPFQDGEFPGPVKYGYLNVGLVEEGPHHLVGRTVFCLYPHQSRYVVPASAVTLVPDTVPAGRAVLAGTVETAVNALWDAAPMVGDRIAVVGAGMIGCSVAALAARYPGVRVQLIDSDPARAAVAEALGVDFALPEDALGACDLAVHASATEAGLARSLELLAPEGTVLELSWYGDRRISVPLGEAFHSGRLVLRGSQVGRVSEARRSRRTFADRLALSLELLADPAFDALVTGECAFEELPSVMSRIAAGELPGLCHRVVYDTAAPPASA, encoded by the coding sequence ATGGAGCGCGCCGCACGCGCCTTCTGGCTCCGCTCCCCCGGCCAGGGCGAGATACGGGATGTCTCCCTGCCCGAGCCGGGCGGCGACGACGTCGTGGTGCGCACGCTGTGTTCCGGGGTGAGCCGTGGCACGGAGAGCCTCGTCTTCCGCGGCGGCGTGCCCCGAAGCCAGCACACCGCGATGCGGGCGCCGTTCCAGGACGGCGAGTTCCCCGGGCCGGTCAAGTACGGCTACCTCAATGTCGGCCTCGTCGAGGAAGGGCCGCACCACCTCGTCGGACGCACGGTCTTCTGCCTCTATCCGCACCAGAGCCGGTACGTCGTCCCGGCGAGTGCCGTGACCCTCGTACCGGACACCGTGCCCGCCGGGCGGGCGGTGCTGGCCGGGACCGTGGAGACCGCGGTGAACGCCCTGTGGGACGCCGCGCCGATGGTCGGCGACCGGATCGCCGTCGTGGGAGCCGGCATGATCGGCTGCTCCGTGGCCGCTCTTGCCGCCCGGTATCCCGGCGTCCGCGTCCAGCTGATCGATTCCGACCCTGCCCGAGCCGCCGTGGCCGAGGCGCTGGGCGTCGACTTCGCCCTCCCCGAGGACGCACTGGGCGCCTGCGACCTCGCCGTCCACGCCAGCGCCACCGAGGCCGGACTGGCTCGCTCACTGGAGCTCCTCGCCCCGGAGGGAACGGTGCTGGAGCTGAGCTGGTACGGCGACCGCCGGATCAGCGTGCCGCTGGGGGAGGCCTTCCACTCCGGCCGGCTGGTCCTGCGCGGCAGCCAGGTCGGTCGGGTGTCCGAGGCACGGCGCTCCCGCCGGACCTTCGCCGACCGGCTCGCGCTCTCGCTCGAACTGCTCGCCGACCCCGCCTTCGACGCACTTGTCACGGGAGAGTGCGCGTTCGAGGAGTTGCCGTCGGTCATGTCCCGGATCGCCGCCGGCGAACTTCCCGGGCTCTGCCACCGCGTCGTGTACGACACGGCCGCACCACCGGCTTCGGCCTGA
- a CDS encoding 6-pyruvoyl trahydropterin synthase family protein, producing MFSVTVREHLMIAHSFRGEVFGPAQRLHGATFLVDATFRRPELDADNIVVDIGLATSELGSVVGEFNYRNLDDEAQFEGINTSTEFLAKVIADRLADRVQAGALGEGARGLTGITVTLHESHIAWASYERSL from the coding sequence TTGTTCAGCGTCACCGTCCGCGAGCACCTCATGATCGCTCACAGCTTCCGCGGAGAGGTCTTCGGACCCGCACAGCGTCTGCACGGAGCGACGTTCCTTGTGGACGCCACCTTCCGCCGTCCCGAGTTGGACGCCGACAACATCGTCGTCGACATCGGCCTGGCCACCAGTGAACTGGGTTCGGTGGTGGGTGAGTTCAACTACCGCAATCTCGACGACGAGGCCCAGTTCGAGGGCATCAACACCTCAACGGAGTTCCTGGCCAAGGTGATCGCCGACCGGCTGGCCGACCGGGTGCAGGCCGGCGCGCTGGGCGAGGGCGCCCGCGGCCTGACCGGCATCACGGTCACCCTGCACGAGTCGCACATCGCGTGGGCGAGTTACGAGCGGTCTCTGTGA
- a CDS encoding glycosyltransferase family 4 protein, with protein MPGGVDDPAAPSGGNIYDRRVCRDLPQVGWQVHEHLVAGAWPQPGATARAELARILRESADGTVVLLDGIVACGVPDVIVPEAERLRLAVLVHLPLGDETGLAPETAAALDAAERRTLRAVAAVVATSDWAADRLVEHHGLEAGRVHVAAPGADIAPLAAGTASGTDSAPRLLCVASVTPRKGQLELVEALGAVAGLPWSCTFVGGLAHDPGYVARLRKLIGRYGLDERVHLVGPRTGAGLNASYAAADLLVLASRAETYGMAVTEALARGVPVLATAVGGVPEAVGHAPGGGVPGVLVPPADPAALTAALRHWLSEPGERHRSKVAARGRRTALAGWETTSRSLAKALEQLRLEPRRNI; from the coding sequence ATGCCCGGGGGCGTCGACGATCCGGCGGCGCCGAGCGGCGGCAACATCTACGACCGCCGGGTGTGCCGGGACCTGCCCCAGGTCGGCTGGCAGGTCCACGAGCACCTCGTCGCCGGCGCATGGCCGCAGCCCGGGGCCACCGCGCGTGCGGAACTGGCCCGGATCCTGCGGGAGTCGGCGGACGGCACCGTCGTCCTCCTCGACGGAATCGTCGCCTGCGGCGTCCCCGACGTCATCGTGCCCGAGGCCGAGCGGCTGCGTCTGGCGGTGCTGGTGCATCTGCCGCTGGGCGACGAGACGGGACTCGCCCCGGAGACGGCGGCGGCTCTGGACGCCGCGGAGCGCAGGACGCTGCGGGCCGTGGCAGCGGTCGTGGCGACCAGTGACTGGGCGGCCGACCGGCTCGTGGAGCACCACGGGCTCGAGGCCGGCCGGGTCCATGTCGCCGCCCCCGGGGCCGACATAGCTCCGTTGGCTGCCGGCACCGCATCCGGCACCGACAGCGCGCCGCGCCTGCTGTGCGTCGCCTCGGTGACCCCGCGCAAGGGGCAACTCGAGCTGGTGGAGGCCCTCGGAGCCGTCGCCGGTCTGCCGTGGAGCTGCACCTTCGTCGGCGGACTGGCCCACGACCCCGGCTACGTCGCCCGGCTCAGGAAACTGATCGGTCGGTACGGCCTCGACGAGAGGGTGCACCTCGTCGGCCCCCGGACCGGCGCCGGGCTGAACGCGAGTTACGCCGCCGCCGACCTTCTGGTGCTCGCCTCCCGTGCCGAGACGTACGGCATGGCCGTGACCGAGGCTCTCGCGCGGGGCGTTCCCGTACTGGCGACGGCCGTCGGCGGAGTCCCGGAAGCGGTCGGGCACGCGCCCGGCGGCGGCGTGCCGGGCGTCCTCGTGCCGCCGGCGGATCCGGCGGCACTCACTGCGGCGTTGCGCCACTGGCTCAGCGAGCCCGGCGAGCGCCATCGTTCGAAGGTGGCCGCGCGAGGCCGGCGCACGGCGCTGGCGGGCTGGGAGACGACCTCGCGAAGCCTTGCCAAGGCGCTTGAGCAGCTCCGGCTGGAGCCTCGGAGGAACATATGA
- a CDS encoding class I SAM-dependent methyltransferase — MNGTDRPRYAPEWLALREGADAAARAPELLGPLRQHLENAERGAAGLVVRDLGCGTGSMGRWLAPRLNGPQHWILHDHDPELLELAAAQMPRTAADGSPVTVTTEPGDIARLTAERLAGTSLVTASALLDLLTRDELDALAAACAGARCPALLALSVVGRVDLTPADPLDAAITDAFNAHQRRVDDGRRLLGPDAVAAASVAFAHHGLTVRAQPSQWQLGPGSRLPAASAQPGAGSDGSALAAEWLRGWVSAACEQQPDLAPRADTYLQSRLAACEAGELRVVVHHSDVLAVPRPAGGTS, encoded by the coding sequence ATGAACGGGACCGACCGACCTCGTTACGCGCCGGAGTGGCTGGCACTGCGGGAGGGCGCCGACGCCGCCGCCCGCGCACCCGAACTCCTCGGCCCGCTGCGGCAGCACCTGGAGAACGCCGAGCGAGGGGCCGCGGGACTGGTGGTACGCGACCTCGGCTGCGGCACCGGTTCCATGGGGCGCTGGCTCGCCCCCCGGCTGAACGGTCCGCAGCACTGGATCCTGCACGACCACGACCCGGAGCTGCTCGAACTGGCCGCCGCGCAGATGCCCCGTACCGCCGCCGACGGCAGCCCCGTCACGGTCACGACGGAACCCGGCGACATCGCGCGCCTGACCGCCGAACGCCTCGCCGGCACCTCGCTGGTGACGGCCTCCGCACTGCTGGACCTGCTCACCCGCGACGAACTGGACGCACTCGCCGCGGCCTGCGCCGGGGCCCGCTGCCCGGCCCTGCTGGCGCTGTCCGTGGTGGGGCGGGTCGACCTCACCCCGGCCGACCCGCTGGACGCCGCGATCACCGACGCGTTCAACGCCCATCAGCGCCGCGTCGATGACGGCCGCCGGCTCCTCGGGCCCGACGCCGTGGCGGCGGCCTCCGTGGCCTTCGCGCACCACGGTCTGACCGTACGGGCGCAGCCCAGCCAGTGGCAGCTCGGTCCTGGCTCCCGGCTCCCGGCGGCCTCCGCGCAGCCGGGCGCGGGCTCCGACGGGTCCGCGCTGGCGGCGGAGTGGCTGCGGGGCTGGGTGAGCGCCGCCTGTGAGCAGCAGCCGGATCTCGCGCCGCGCGCCGACACGTATCTGCAGAGCCGCCTGGCGGCGTGCGAGGCAGGTGAGTTGCGGGTGGTGGTGCATCACAGCGATGTGCTGGCCGTGCCCAGGCCGGCCGGCGGTACCTCGTGA